Within the Miscanthus floridulus cultivar M001 chromosome 2, ASM1932011v1, whole genome shotgun sequence genome, the region TGGGATCCTACTGCTGTGCAAGGTAAAATGTTTGGTATTTACATCTCAACACAAACAATTAATGTCTTCCATCGATCTTCCGTCGCTATCTACCCTCAACTACGGTTACAGTCCAGCTGCATGCTGGCGCTGTCAGACCGGCAGGCCTTCACCTCCgggtcctcgtcgtcgtcgtcgccgccgccgtggtTCCTCCCCGTGCTGAACGCCGGCTCGCACGGCTCTGGCAGCGTGGGGTTCTCGCAGGCGAGCATCGTGGTCACCACCGACATGGTGGGCCTGCGCTTGGGCTGCTCCTGGACGCACAGCAGCCCGATCTGGATGCACTTAAGCACCTCCGCCGCGTTGGACGTGTCCGCGATGGACTGGTCGATGAACTCCAGGCTCTCGCCGTCCTTCCAGTCTCCACGCCTGCATTGCAAGCGGAAACGGAAACCAAGCTTGCCATGAGCTCCTGCATGCAATTAATGGAATTTGCATCGTCGAACGAAGGAGTAGATCGAAATCACACTCACATATCTCAGGAGGTTGAGGTTGAGGTCGAGCTCGGTGTGGTAGAACCCTGTGTTCTTCTTCCCGCTGACGATCTCGAGCACCAGGACGCCGAAGCTGAACACGTCGGATTTCATGGAGAAGACTCCGTCCATGGCGTATTCAGGGGACATGTACCCACTGCAAGTGGAAGCAACAAGTCAGTCAATAGTATAATTGGTCACCAGGAGATGTAATGTAACTATCATGGTGTTTCTAACATGTGTAAAGCAGCACAAAATTAATCTGAAACGAAATGTATATGAATGGACAGCTAATGACGCTTACTATGTTCCGACTACTTTCTTGGTGTAGGCAGCGGTCTGATCGGTGCCGAATATCCTGGAGACGCCGAAGTCGGAGATCTTGGGGTTCATGTCCTTGTCAAGCAAAATGTTGCTCGCTTTGAGGTCCCTGTGGATTATCCTCAGCACCGAATCCTGGTGAAGGTACAGTACCCCCCTTGCGATGCCGTTGATGATGTTGAACCGTTTCTCCCAGCTCAGCATCGACTGCTTCTCTTCATCTGGGGACAGTTATTTCCACAACAGTTAATCTCATGCATGTCAGGATTTGATCATCGATTCCCAGTGGCAGCTAATAGCTAGCGGTAGCGGCTTACTGAAAAGGAAGGTGTTGAGGCTCCGGTTGTGCATGTACTCGTAGACCAGCATCCTCTCCGACCCGTCGATGCAGTAGCCCAGAAGCATCACCTCGTTCTGGTTagaaacgataggcaatataaatgGTTAGAAACGATAGGCAGTATAAATGATGAAGAACAATAAATAAAATACAagagacacgagattttaacgtaGAAAACTCTTTCAAGAAAGAAGGGAAAAAACAAAAGGCACCAACTGTTAGAGTACGTCAGGGGCCTATTAGATCTGGGTTGGTTGTATAGcccattagtgttagggttaattagagataaatGTCGCTTATTTAAGGGTCAAGTAAACATTGCTTGagagtcaagtaaacctctctatataaggagaggagatgtatcgatctaataagtaagaattaagaaggaaaacCGTTCCCTCTTGCCCGGCCATGGGCAAACGCCCCGTGGCCGGCTCTCTCTCATCCTCGCAGCCCTAGCCATGAACAGTACCCACAGTACTGTAGCACCGCGGGTACTGTAGCACGTCAGCCGCCGTCGCTCCCCTCGcctctctcctctcaatcctagcagccacatgacaatctggtatcagagatcttTGGTTCGATCATGTGGTTCGATCATGTCCACCCGTCGTCCTCCGCCGTGGGCATCATGACGAACGAGCAGTTGACGGCGGCTGTCCTTGACCTCGGCAAGATGGTGGCCGAGATTCATGGGTTCCTGCTGGGGCCGCAGCCGAACCAGCATCATGCCGTCGCCGCCATCGCTTCCGACTTGGATCGCCGGTTTGTCGAAACCCATCTACACGGCACCCAGTACCCAGCCGCACCTACCGCCGCTCCCGACCACCGGGGCTGTCATGGCGCATGGCGGCGCCCCGGCTTCGGGCGTCCTCTACGGCGGGGTGGACGACGGCAGCCTGATGTTGACGCTCTCCGCCACGTCGCCCTCGCTGGACAGCACGGGCGCAACGCCCTCGGCCTCCTCATAGGACCCGTCGCCAGTTGCGCTTAGCTACACGGAGGACCTCGATCTCGTCCGCTGCGTCGGGGATCTCAGGCATGTGGTTTCTCCCACGGGCGGCGGGCATGCTATTTTCCCTGCGGGCGGCAGTTTGGGAGGAGCATCCCTCCACCTCATTCTTCATCGGAAGCCCTCCGCTCTTCTCTGTGCGATGCAGACCAGCAGCCGTCTGGCGGGGAGAAGGTGTGGGGTCACCAGCGAGAGCGCACCGCGTAGCGCCGTCACATGGTCGCTGTTGCGACCACTTCCAGGTGCCTATACACATGCACCTCTTTCGTCTAGATGGTGTCCATGGGATCCAGGAGGCTGTACACATGCAAGTTTGGCGTGCGGATGGTGTCCACCTTATGTTCAGGACTCAAAAATAAAGAGTTCCAGTCGATTTCAGGTTGAGAATAATAAAATAAGCCAAGATATAAAAAGCTTATTTTTTAGGTGTTAGGAGTCGAGTCAGCGTTATAAGTTCGTTAGgttgcagctcgaggacgagttGCATGTCCAGGTGGGGTGTAGTGTTAGAGTACGTCAGGGACCTATTGGACCTGGGTTGGCTGTATAGcccattagtgttagggttaattagagataagggtcgcttACTTAAGGGTCAAGTAAGCCTTGCTTGGAGTCAaataaacctctctatataaggagaggagatgtatcgatctaatcaagcaagaattaagaaggaaaacCCTTCCCTCTTGCCCGGCCGTGGGCAAAAGCCCCGCGGCCGGCTCTCTCTCACCCTAGATGTGAACAGTACCCCCGTGGTACTGTAGCGCCGCGGGTACTGTAGCGCGTCGGCCGCCGTCGCTCTCCTcgactctctcctctcaatcctagcagccacataacatCAGCcaacaaatcttcactatatcggatGAGGTTACAAACATCGGGGATTTACAACTTTTCTTATCCGAAGACAACGGCTTACAGGAGGTATATATAAAGATGGAAAACCCTAATAGCTGATGATCCATACCTTTTCTTCGCTTTGGACCAAGCCTCCTGATGACGGGCCTCCCGGGGATTTACAACTTTTCTTCGCTTCAGCCCAAGCCTCCCGGCGACGGGCCTCGCTTCGCTCTGACAGAAGTTAACCTTTATCTTGTACATAACTGAATTTGTATCACAACTCagcaaactccaccttgagacaaattccttCTTGTAGCATAAAACGAACCTTCACTCTaaaacaacaaagaaatatttctggtgccaaatagcctcttgggctaaacagttataccaactaagcttgagcaaagctcaaacttagcaacaagAACTAGCTTTGTCAACATATGAGCATgattatcatgtgtgcttatcttgcataccttcagcttaccttgcaCGACAACATCGGgaacataatggtatttgacatcaatgtgcttcgttctctcatgaaacatctgatctttagtgagacatatagcactttgactatcacaaaataaattaatgcaagaatcatctccacaaagctcagcaaaTAAACCTTTCAACCAAATCGATTCTTAAAATGCTTCAGCAATagccatgtattctgcttcagtggtagactgggcaacaacgggctgcaatgttgccctccaactcacagcacaaccaccAATAGTGAATACATAAGCTGTGAGAGATCTCCTCTTATCTAAATCGGCAGCAAAATCTGAATCCATGTAGCCAGTGAGTCCCTTATCAGTCTTGTCAAACTTTAAACAAGCATTTATTGTGCCAcgaaggtacctgaaaatccattGAATAGCCTTCCAATGTTCTTTACCAGGATtagccatgtatctactaaccaaacatgataaatcaggacgagagcaaactacatacatcaaagaaccaacagcactagaatatggaactcttgacatgtactcaaaatTCTCATCCGTACTAGCACATTGTGAAGCTAATAATTTAAAATGAggagcaataggagtactaacagactttgcatcatgcatgttgaaacgatgaagaactttcttaatgtaactttgctgactaagaaataacaaactAGAATTTCTGTCTCTTGTAATCTTCATACCTAGAATTTTCTTAgcagcaccaagatccttcatctcaaactcactactcaacaaTTTCTTCAATGTAGTGATTTCTTTcttactcttggcagcaatcaatatatcatcaacagataacaacaaatatataggtgatccatcaacaaatttaatgtacacacaACTATCAAATTTAGACCTCTTAAAACAATGTGACATCATAAAAGTATCAAACCTTTTTATCATTGATGAggagactgtttcaaaccatataaggacctctttaatttgcaaacatgatcctccttaccaggtactatgaacccttctggctggtccatgtatatctcctcctcaagctctccatgtagaaacacagtctttacatctaactgctcaatcttaagatctcgcatagcaacaataccaaaaaatgtacaaattgaactatgctttacaacTAGATAGAATACATCATTATAATCAACACTAGGAATCTGACTGAAGTCTTTTGCTGCTAACCTTGCCTTAAATCTTGGAGGCTCACTAGGAGacaaaccctcctttctcttgaagatccatttgcaacgAACGACCTTCTTTTGTTTAGGCAAGCGCACAACATCCCATGTGCCATTTTTCTCGATTGTCTACATCTCCTTTTGCATAGCAGAAATCCACATctcgcggtgtggggggtacaaccccagatacccatggcagaccatatgggctgcgcccctagaggcggcctagcccacaagatgaagccttacggggcacgacgctgctcggcacctcccgcaagacaccgagaagatatcctgaagatactatgagatctgttaggatacgtatgatcccatggttcctgtaatctattattactttccggttatttCATAGATATAACCAACTagtaaccctgccccccaaactatataaggcgggcaaggaccccctccaaacacacgcaatatcatacgatagccaatataatccaacagaccaccagagtagggtattatgtcatactaatggcctaaacctatctaactcgtgtgtctctattgccttcttattctagattacatgcatctctgccgattaatctaccttcgtgggatacctctcagaggactgccgacgatattctatcgatagttggcgcgccaagtaggggtgtgcgtgttgtttccatgtCGAGCAAGATGGTACGTTCTATAGgttcttcgtccctcccacaacctagccagatcttcacggttggatcgatctcgtggatcatcaacgctgacggagttagagagctcatcgagccagtgcagatcaATATTATGCTGATCATCCCAACACCTGTGATTGTAGATCTGATCTTAGAACCAACTCTAAGGTTGTCTTCACTGACAATTCGTCGCCTGCTCCCCCGCTACCAGAGGGGGaaaatcaacaatgacgatctgatcgcatccatcgatcaggttggctagaagctcgtcgattgcctctccatcgtagatttggctctgaccactctagttcagcaccgaccaccctctgatccagatctatcgaAGGTTGCTTGGGAAACTTCAAGGGTTacagccctaccctttgggctcaccaacatcGCCGCCACTTATCAAGATGCCCTATGGGGCAAGTTCACCAactaggttggagatgtccatcctctcaccgaccagcTCCCGCTGGTTGTCAACATGCTACATGTTGACCGATGCcccagagcatccctccaaaccatcctggaggagaatccAGAGTTCGAGTCCCTGGGTTCTACGGAGACTGTCACCGAAACCACCGTTGAGCAACCTCTCTTCCCTCCCTTTTGTGGAGGCGCAATCTTCAACATCAGCGTCGACAGTCCCCCATGGGAAGAGGAAATCGAGGAGGACTGTGCTGCCCACGTCAATAGGAACATCAACCATGCTCAGCATCAAGCAAACGAGGCTGCCCTTGTGCTAGCCAAGGCTCAggtcgattcacaaggaaggccatgccaactccagtGCAACCTCGACAATGAATTCATCCATGTTGACagccacgatgtctacaagaccccaagtgccaacttGGCCGGGGCCACCAACGAGCTCACCCAGCTCCCACAAACACCGGAGGTCGCTagggtcgccgccatgcttaaagtggtgcactgccaggtcaacgacATCCGCTAGGATctgagaccttcatactccatgaGCTCGATTCGCCCATCAGCTACACCAAGATACAATCGCCGCCCCAACCAAAGTCGTTTTGCCGACCAGCACTACaatgatggacaacccctccagggggagctcggggcaaccgcatcgaacaccctcgccaacatgactaggaggtcgaccaggatgtccgagtgcacctcaacaatctctgagacaCGCGACGATGTATCAACGAGCATTGTTTCAGTCTCCATGAAGAAGTAGCCCAccgtcaagaatacgagcaagagtttgGTGATCTGAACTCAACCCTCTAGCCACTCAACATCGACAAAGCCACAAATCACAATGACGACAATCCcaaagggcccccagcattcacgagggctctccaaacactctagtggccccgtggtttcaaaatcgctggggtcgagccctatgaaggatggatgaaccccacatagtggctacaagccTATGCCACTGCTGTACGTGCTGTCGGGGGAGATACCAgcatcatggtgaactatcttcctgtCATGCTCACGACAACCGcgatgaactagttcacaagcctcgcctcggactccatcggatcctaggaaagAGCTGAagaagtgaaagctctagtttggttttggtgaattgatgaaaccctaagtgctaacctagtttatcaagtgttcatgacataggtagcacacttcaagtagagaagcaaatgaagatcataacatgacaatggtgatagcatggagatgatcaagggcttacacttgaagagaagaaagagaaaaacaaaaagctcaaggcaaaggtataaaccataggagctattttgttttggtgatcaagacacttagagagtgtgatcacatttaggtttgatagccgtactattaagaggggtgaaactcgtatcggaatgcggttgtcaaagtgccactagatgctctaactcattgcatatgcatttaggatctagtggaatgctaacacccttgataatatttgtgaatatatgctaacacatgtgcacaaggtgtgtgcagggttgagatgggtttgggtccctctctccctcccgccgagcttgcgaggcgggattcggcgcttttggaaaaatgaaatgtctattttctattgcgccggatacaaaattcttggtggttggcacacttgagcaagggtgaagaagttagagttgaaatggagttgatcgaaatgatgctggcgtcggtctactgaccggacgctgggtcactcagcgaccggacgctgaaaggctgcgtccggtcgagctgtcagacggcacagtggatagggttgagcaccggacgctggtctgcgtccggtcaaggtggaccggacgcgtccggtcgaaaaaacatgtctcagggagcttactggaaacgaccggacgctggggcttcagcgtccggtcagttttatcggacgtgtccggtcatgctcgggagcttactgtaaacaaccggacgcaggggcttcagcgtccggtcagttcgaagaagcagcgtccggtcgaggctgatgaccgttgagtctggacacgtggctgacattgagcgaccggacgctgagagccagcgtccggtcagtctgaccggagcgtccggtcagaacgcgttttgcccagtgaaggggtataacggctctatttgattggggctctatttatagccccatggccggctcaagctgaaactcttggccatttctattgacatagcatacttgtgagcttagccaaagccctctcactcatctagatcattgattcatcatcatagtgagattgggagtgaatccaagtgcattgcttgagtgattgcatctagaggcacttggtgattgtgtttcgctgcggatttctcttgttactcttggtggttgccgccacctagacggcttggagcagcaaggatcgttgagtggaggaggtgattgtctccgactccgatcgtggtgattgtgaggggttcttgacctttccccggcggagcgccaaaaggtactctagtaaattgcttgtggcttgtgtgatcctcatcttgtgttggttgtgcggcaccctattgagggtttggcgagtgatgccaatcagcgcgtgaacctccaagtgagtgaatcgccacaacgaggactagcttgccggcaagcaagtgaacctcggtaaaaatcattgtgttcatcatttgattccgaggtgattggtcatcattgttattcatcttcgtgattgattggttcattcatctacacggcggtataaccctcttgatcactctctttactttaccgcaaactagttgacaagctctttagtgtagctagttgtgagagcttgcatgcttggttggtgtggctctttagttagcctttgagagcacactaacatagggtagtgtcattgctcttgtgtgaattgacactatctaaactagatttgtggtaggtggcttgcattattgagtaggctagcgcaacactcgcttcgcctcataattgtctaaccatttggttaagtgttgttgtagaaatttttattaggctattcaccccccctctagccattaggacctttcaagtggtatcagagccgaggtcaccgttaatttgaggcttaacaaccttcggtgtaaaatggctcaaatcaacaacaccaagaagccaccccaatttgatggctcaaattattcttattggaagtcaaagatggccacacatatcaagtcaatcaatagaaaggtgtggaaggtggtagaaaccaaaattgagattggtaatccggaaaatcccaccgccgctgaagaagtgcttctccaaaacaatgacattgctctaagtgccattcatgatgcaattgatgtgagaacatttgagcaaataaaaaatattgagatggctcatgaagcttggaagaaattggaagaatcatttgagggcactcaagccgtgaagggtgcaaaggcatatattcttaaagagaagtttgcaagcttcaagatgaaggaagatgagagtgtgccggacatgttccaccggatggaagtgattgtcaatgatctcaaggcactcggtgagaacatagaggacaaggacttctcaaataagttcttgagatgtttgcccgcaagattcaaaatattggtcaccttgctagtaaggagtggtttgaacacaatgacaccaaaccaagtcttgggagatatcatgaccgatgatgcctatagagatgatgatgagaaggaagaaaagagagagaagaaagatgagaagaaggatgacaagaagaagagcgtggctttcaaggccacatcatccaagggcaaagccaagcaagaaacatcaagtgaggatgatgattcatgggatgatgatgatgatgagagaaTGGCTCTTtttgtcaagaggtttggcaagttcatggtaaagaaaggctatcgagctagaagaaagaaatattCATCCAAGAGCAAGGAAGATGCAAGgagatgcttcaattgtggaagcaaagatcatcttattagcaaatgtccatacaatagtgagaaAGATGATGaaaacaagaacaagaagaaggagtggaaagaaaagaaagataagaaggacaagatgtccttcaaaaagaagaagggtggttcatatgtagtcacttgggatagtgatgcttccacaagtgatgatgatgatagtgatgacaacaagaccaccaagaagaaggcacttgcaagcatagcaatcaatgagaagccttctctcttcgactctccatcatgcttcatggctaaggccaccaaggtacaaacttatgatgatgaaagtgagagtgaacatgatagtgatagtgataatgatgatgatgaacccactaaagatgaattaattgacatgctagaagatgctagagaacactttaacatgtcaagaagggaatgcaaaagcttgcgtaaggaaataaaagc harbors:
- the LOC136536506 gene encoding receptor-like serine/threonine-protein kinase SD1-8, translated to MNPKISDFGVSRIFGTDQTAAYTKKVVGTYGYMSPEYAMDGVFSMKSDVFSFGVLVLEIVSGKKNTGFYHTELDLNLNLLRYVNWKDGESLEFIDQSIADTSNAAEVLKCIQIGLLCVQEQPKRRPTMSVVTTMLACENPTLPEPCEPAFSTGRNHGGGDDDDEDPEVKACRSDSASMQLDCNRS